The region ATGATGGAGGAAGATGCCGAACCCGACGTGATGGACGCCGTGCTCATCGGCCTGGCGCAGAAAGTCGAGCACTACGAAATTGCCACCTATGGCACATCCATTGATCGATCGCTCCCTTATTTTACGCAGATCAGCGAACGCCGGAGGCCCGCGCTCGGGTGGAGCCAGAGTTGGCTACCACGGTCCAATCACGTAGTCCAAATTGGCCATGATCGTCACGCCAATTGCCGCGATCACGAAGCTGATCAACTGGATTGGGTAGATGACGCCCTTCTCGTCGGGAACCCTTGAACGGGCGAACCAGCCCGCTGCGCCGCCGAGGGCGGCCATCAGCGGAAAGACTCCGAGGAGACCGTAGATGCCTGCAGCGACCAGGCTCGGAATGATAGCGCTGGCACCACTCTGATAGCCGGCCAGTGGAATAGGAAACCGATACAGCAATGCCGACGCGGCTGCCAGCGGAAATGACCACCGCACCGGGGACACCGCCCCTTGCACGATTGCACTTAACATGGCACATCCTCCTGTCAAATAGGCGGAGGAGGCGACGGAATGTAACGCTTGTTCACGATGAAGTCAGCTGGCACGGCCTCCATGCTCCCCTGAGCGTGTCATGTGATGAGCAAATCCTCGAACTCGCCATCGGTACTCAGCGAGGGCAAGCACGGCCGACGCGACAAGCGACCTGCTCGACGGTTCCGGTACATGAGTAACTTTGAAATCCCTTAGCTCGCCGTGGAACAGTCTATTACCGACAATCACGCCGAGGTCGTTGATGGCCGTAGCTTCGACGAGCAGCCAGCCGTCCGGATTGTACGAATTCTCCAAGATGTCAACCATGTCGCGACCATTCCGTGACAAATGCTTTGGGGATGAGCCCGCCTGGACCGAAGGCAAAGGCGCGGCCGACGATTTCATCCCTCTGATTGACATCGAGTGCCCAGCTCTCCTCGCGGCCGAGCGTGCCGAGTTGGTCAAACGTGCCATCGTTGCGAAAGATCGTCGCTTGGATCGATGGGCGGCGGCTTCCGGGCAGCTGGCGCTGAGGTTGAGCGTCGTCGCTATGCGGCTGAGACAGAAGTCTCTGCCGTCTTCGCAAATCAGAGGCTTTAAACGGGCGTAGTTGGAG is a window of Planctomycetia bacterium DNA encoding:
- a CDS encoding DUF892 family protein — encoded protein: MPLSTLADAFYDELCDIYHAEKQLVKALPKMAKKASDKKLAEAITEHLEQTKQHVQRVEAAFNDTGKAAKAKKCDAMAGLIEEAKEMMEEDAEPDVMDAVLIGLAQKVEHYEIATYGTSIDRSLPYFTQISERRRPALGWSQSWLPRSNHVVQIGHDRHANCRDHEADQLDWVDDALLVGNP